From Lycium ferocissimum isolate CSIRO_LF1 chromosome 12, AGI_CSIRO_Lferr_CH_V1, whole genome shotgun sequence, one genomic window encodes:
- the LOC132039104 gene encoding uncharacterized protein LOC132039104, translating into MANSSGQRNNSSTSATAKNPPTGNANNNPNTRGSANGKAVANTANIGQDQLYGFTLREAAEASYDVVTDLMNRVFKPFLARFIIVFIDDILVYLKSREEHADHERITLTMLEENNLYIKFSKCEFFLNFVAFLDHMVSSEGFGGYVAYCDASCQDPT; encoded by the exons ATGGCTAACTCTTCTGGCCAGAGAAATAATTCATCTACTTCTGCTACTGCTAAAAATCCGCCTACTGGTAATGCTAATAATAATCCTAACACTCGTGGTAGTGCGAATGGTAAAGCAGTTGCTAATACCGCTAATATAGGACAAGACCAACTTTATGGTTTCACCCTTAGAGAGGCAGCTGAAGCCTCATatgatgtggttacag ATCTGATGAATCGCGTGTTCAAACCTTTTCTTGCTCGTTTCATTATTgtctttattgatgatattctggtgtatttgAAGAGCCGTGAGGAACATGCAGATCACGAGAGAATAACCTTAACAATGCTTGAGGAGAATAATCTTTAtataaaattttctaagtgtgagttctttCTTAACTTTGTGGCTTTCTTAGACCACATGGTATCTAGCGAAG GGTTTGGTGGCTATGTAgcttattgtgatgcttcttgTCAAGACCCCACctga